A DNA window from Comamonas sp. 26 contains the following coding sequences:
- the cobM gene encoding precorrin-4 C(11)-methyltransferase — translation MTVHFIGAGPGAADLITVRGRDLLASCPVCLYAGSLVPAELLAHCPVGVRLINTAPMSLQDIVAEMAAAHAQGLDVARLHSGDLSIWSAMGEQLRSLRELKIPYSVTPGVPSFSAAAAALEAELTLPGSCQSVVLTRTSGRASSMPDGETLAAFAATGAVLAIHLSVHVAQQVQQELLVHYGADCPAAIVWRASWPDERVVRTSVGEIAAAAQANALQRSALILVGRTLSQEGFGLSRLYADDYDRRYRPRGDEPRFPSGTEAN, via the coding sequence TTGACAGTTCACTTTATTGGCGCAGGCCCCGGCGCTGCGGACCTGATCACGGTGCGAGGGCGCGATTTACTGGCTTCCTGCCCCGTGTGTTTGTACGCAGGCTCTCTGGTGCCCGCCGAGCTGCTCGCGCATTGCCCAGTAGGCGTGCGCTTGATCAACACCGCGCCGATGTCGCTGCAAGACATCGTGGCCGAGATGGCCGCAGCCCATGCACAAGGTCTGGATGTGGCTCGCCTGCATTCGGGCGATCTCAGCATCTGGTCAGCCATGGGCGAGCAATTGCGCAGCCTGCGCGAGCTAAAGATTCCGTATTCGGTGACGCCGGGTGTGCCCTCGTTCAGCGCAGCAGCTGCAGCGCTGGAGGCGGAGCTGACCTTGCCCGGATCCTGCCAGTCGGTGGTGCTGACGCGCACATCTGGGCGAGCTTCCAGCATGCCCGATGGTGAAACTCTGGCCGCTTTTGCCGCGACAGGGGCGGTGCTGGCCATTCACCTGTCGGTCCATGTGGCGCAACAGGTGCAGCAGGAGTTACTGGTCCACTACGGGGCCGATTGCCCTGCGGCAATTGTCTGGCGTGCCTCTTGGCCCGATGAGCGGGTGGTACGCACCTCGGTGGGGGAGATTGCTGCAGCGGCTCAGGCCAATGCATTGCAGCGCAGCGCCTTGATTCTGGTGGGACGTACGCTGAGTCAGGAGGGTTTTGGCCTGAGTCGCCTCTATGCCGATGACTATGACCGCCGCTACCGCCCGCGTGGCGACGAGCCCAGATTTCCCTCTGGAACCGAGGCTAACTGA
- a CDS encoding cobalamin biosynthesis protein, with the protein MADMMGLVAGWGFQSSAVQQSFASCWSQALQTLSAAELRPGPWAHALLETRAQTPAWAEFAAWAAEQTPDAELLRCKETDIQLVTTPTASARVQQRFGCGSVSEALSLIGVETFMQQGLCAPEYVADALPVPPNIQFVLPRVVSSDRQATLAIACVTGFAPASPSFETGVIS; encoded by the coding sequence ATGGCAGACATGATGGGATTGGTCGCTGGCTGGGGCTTCCAATCCAGTGCGGTGCAGCAGTCTTTTGCCAGTTGCTGGTCGCAGGCGTTGCAGACGCTTTCTGCGGCAGAGCTTAGGCCTGGGCCATGGGCTCATGCCTTGCTGGAGACCAGAGCGCAGACTCCGGCCTGGGCCGAGTTTGCGGCCTGGGCGGCTGAGCAAACGCCTGACGCCGAGTTGCTGCGGTGCAAGGAAACCGATATTCAACTGGTCACCACGCCGACCGCGTCTGCACGCGTGCAGCAGCGTTTTGGCTGCGGTAGCGTCTCTGAGGCTTTGAGCTTAATTGGGGTTGAAACGTTTATGCAGCAAGGGCTATGTGCACCTGAATATGTAGCAGATGCCTTGCCTGTGCCGCCAAACATTCAGTTTGTTTTGCCGCGCGTTGTGTCCTCAGATCGACAGGCCACGCTGGCGATTGCCTGTGTGACGGGCTTTGCGCCGGCTTCCCCTTCCTTTGAAACAGGAGTTATTTCTTGA